The following are encoded together in the Pedobacter steynii genome:
- a CDS encoding RagB/SusD family nutrient uptake outer membrane protein, with product MKKYITAAALMALTLGSCTKLDVDVESQLTNGNFPVTPDAFVAATGTVYQKFNAGFGVDIWRMYELTSEEAIITARNGGYYDQGRYQTLHKHNWLPDHPIIQSAWQWGYAGISDCNRVLNLLEKSADSPTKTQFLNEIRAMRALYYFYVMDMFGNIPITRFGTAESPKQSTRAEVFAYIEKELLEVAEGLSSPTTVTSEFYGRPTKWMAYALLQKLYINAAHYIGKPMYAESITYGDKIINGSSMALVSDYNTLFSPTNAANSETIFAAIYDPNYSGGNAITRFTLHSTLRAKYNLPFSPSNAQCTLKEFYDTFNLPGDIRNTTWLAGKQFLADGTTKIMNGSAQLDFTPEIVLTNTETMDVGAEVNGVSRGVRSIKFFPDPNTNSSTRFQGNDMPVFRLADVYLLKAEALLRTGGSMTEAVGLVNKVRVRAKAGEITTITLDGILEERGRELAWEGWRRNDLIRFGKYQGKWGFKTGNEGASRDIFPIPATELVLNKKLIQNSGY from the coding sequence ATGAAAAAATATATAACAGCTGCAGCCCTGATGGCTTTAACCCTGGGAAGCTGCACAAAACTGGATGTTGATGTGGAATCGCAACTGACAAATGGAAACTTCCCGGTAACACCGGATGCCTTTGTAGCAGCAACGGGCACCGTTTATCAAAAATTTAATGCCGGTTTCGGTGTCGATATCTGGAGGATGTACGAACTGACGAGTGAAGAAGCAATCATTACCGCCCGGAACGGTGGTTATTATGACCAGGGAAGATACCAGACCCTTCACAAACACAACTGGTTGCCGGATCATCCCATCATTCAAAGTGCCTGGCAATGGGGATATGCGGGGATAAGTGATTGTAACCGGGTACTCAATCTGTTAGAGAAATCAGCAGACAGTCCAACAAAAACACAGTTTTTAAATGAGATACGCGCCATGCGTGCCCTATACTATTTCTATGTGATGGACATGTTCGGCAACATTCCCATTACCCGCTTCGGAACCGCTGAAAGTCCAAAGCAATCTACGCGCGCAGAAGTATTTGCTTACATAGAGAAGGAGCTGCTTGAGGTAGCTGAAGGCTTGTCTTCTCCCACTACCGTTACTTCAGAATTCTATGGCCGGCCAACGAAATGGATGGCCTATGCCCTACTGCAAAAATTGTACATCAATGCAGCGCATTACATCGGAAAACCCATGTATGCAGAATCTATTACCTATGGGGATAAAATCATTAACGGATCATCGATGGCACTGGTGAGCGATTATAACACGCTGTTTTCGCCAACAAATGCTGCGAATAGCGAAACCATCTTTGCTGCGATATATGATCCTAATTATTCGGGCGGAAATGCAATTACCCGTTTTACGCTTCATAGCACGCTAAGGGCGAAGTATAATCTTCCCTTTAGTCCAAGTAATGCACAGTGTACGCTAAAGGAGTTTTATGATACCTTTAACTTACCTGGAGACATCCGAAATACAACCTGGCTGGCGGGGAAACAGTTTCTTGCCGATGGTACTACCAAAATTATGAACGGTTCGGCGCAACTTGATTTTACACCGGAGATTGTATTGACCAATACAGAAACCATGGATGTTGGTGCGGAAGTAAATGGGGTATCCAGAGGCGTGAGATCCATCAAATTCTTTCCTGATCCGAATACCAATAGCAGCACCCGTTTTCAGGGCAATGACATGCCGGTTTTCAGGCTTGCAGATGTGTATCTGCTAAAAGCAGAGGCTTTACTGAGAACAGGTGGGTCTATGACTGAAGCAGTTGGGCTGGTAAATAAGGTTCGTGTTCGGGCAAAGGCCGGAGAAATTACGACCATTACCCTCGATGGCATTCTGGAGGAAAGAGGACGTGAGCTTGCCTGGGAAGGATGGCGCCGCAATGACCTGATCCGCTTTGGAAAATATCAGGGCAAATGGGGTTTTAAAACAGGTAATGAAGGTGCTTCCAGAGATATCTTCCCAATTCCGGCTACGGAACTGGTACTGAATAAAAAACTGATACAAAACAGCGGTTATTAA